One Dreissena polymorpha isolate Duluth1 chromosome 9, UMN_Dpol_1.0, whole genome shotgun sequence genomic window carries:
- the LOC127846584 gene encoding uncharacterized Nudix hydrolase NudL-like isoform X2, with protein MCRRAKVVKSPKESWFDRAMVNSYDAPSMIEKLKSRFKAFDIQHNRSLDIEFPESLFRQASVLIPLRIVDGEYNIILTVRSKQLRNHAGIVAFPGGMKDDTDADHIHTALREAEEEIGLPPEDVEVIAVLSPGITKPNSVVYPVIGIVKSDFQARRNESEVELVFELPLRRFLSSDRMRVEDFISPIKATYHVHHFVDTVQGESVDTWGFTAIFCVMTALCVYQSDQSFCFYEQTQVNKDTVFDPGMTRHMLQQMLKLEAKL; from the exons ATGTGCAGACGAGCGAAGGTTGTCAAGTCCCCAAAAGAGTCATGGttt GACAGAGCAATGGTAAATTCATATGATGCACCATCTATGATAGAAAAACTAAAGAGCAGGTTTAAAGCTTTTGACATTCAACATAACCGATCTCTTGACATTGAATTCCCAGAATCACTCTTTCGACAAGCCAGTGTCTTAATCCCTTTACGAATAGTGGATGGTGAATACAATATAATTCTGACGGTGCGTTCCAAGCAGCTGAGGAACCATGCAGGAATCGTGGCCTTCCCAGGTGGTATGAAGGATGACACAGATGCTGACCATATTCATACAGCTCTTAGAGAAGCAGAGGAGGAAATTGGCTTGCCACCGGAGGACGTAGAAGTGATTGCAGTACTCAGTCCTGGAATTACGAAGCCTAACTCAGTTGTGTATCCTGTTATTGGAATTGTTAAGTCCGATTTTCAGGCTAGACGTAATGAAAGTGAAGTTGAATTGGTGTTTGAACTGCCGCTAAGGAGATTCTTGTCAAGTGACAGGATGCGTGTGGAGGACTTCATTTCTCCGATCAAGGCTACATATCATGTTCACCATTTTGTGGATACAGTTCAGGGTGAATCGGTGGACACTTGGGGTTTTACAGCAATATTTTGTGTCATGACAGCCTTATGTGTTTATCAGAGTGACCAAAGTTTCTGCTTTTATGAACAAACTCAAGTGAACAAAGATACTGTATTTGATCCAGGAATGACGCGTCATATGCTTCAACAGATGTTAAAATTAGAAGCAAAACTATGA
- the LOC127846584 gene encoding uncharacterized Nudix hydrolase NudL-like isoform X1 — MHYNKRKQILKNDNHNVQTSEGCQVPKRVMDRAMVNSYDAPSMIEKLKSRFKAFDIQHNRSLDIEFPESLFRQASVLIPLRIVDGEYNIILTVRSKQLRNHAGIVAFPGGMKDDTDADHIHTALREAEEEIGLPPEDVEVIAVLSPGITKPNSVVYPVIGIVKSDFQARRNESEVELVFELPLRRFLSSDRMRVEDFISPIKATYHVHHFVDTVQGESVDTWGFTAIFCVMTALCVYQSDQSFCFYEQTQVNKDTVFDPGMTRHMLQQMLKLEAKL; from the exons ATGCATTATAACAAACGTAAACAAATCCTCAAGAACGACAACCATAATGTGCAGACGAGCGAAGGTTGTCAAGTCCCCAAAAGAGTCATG GACAGAGCAATGGTAAATTCATATGATGCACCATCTATGATAGAAAAACTAAAGAGCAGGTTTAAAGCTTTTGACATTCAACATAACCGATCTCTTGACATTGAATTCCCAGAATCACTCTTTCGACAAGCCAGTGTCTTAATCCCTTTACGAATAGTGGATGGTGAATACAATATAATTCTGACGGTGCGTTCCAAGCAGCTGAGGAACCATGCAGGAATCGTGGCCTTCCCAGGTGGTATGAAGGATGACACAGATGCTGACCATATTCATACAGCTCTTAGAGAAGCAGAGGAGGAAATTGGCTTGCCACCGGAGGACGTAGAAGTGATTGCAGTACTCAGTCCTGGAATTACGAAGCCTAACTCAGTTGTGTATCCTGTTATTGGAATTGTTAAGTCCGATTTTCAGGCTAGACGTAATGAAAGTGAAGTTGAATTGGTGTTTGAACTGCCGCTAAGGAGATTCTTGTCAAGTGACAGGATGCGTGTGGAGGACTTCATTTCTCCGATCAAGGCTACATATCATGTTCACCATTTTGTGGATACAGTTCAGGGTGAATCGGTGGACACTTGGGGTTTTACAGCAATATTTTGTGTCATGACAGCCTTATGTGTTTATCAGAGTGACCAAAGTTTCTGCTTTTATGAACAAACTCAAGTGAACAAAGATACTGTATTTGATCCAGGAATGACGCGTCATATGCTTCAACAGATGTTAAAATTAGAAGCAAAACTATGA
- the LOC127846584 gene encoding uncharacterized Nudix hydrolase NudL-like isoform X3 gives MVNSYDAPSMIEKLKSRFKAFDIQHNRSLDIEFPESLFRQASVLIPLRIVDGEYNIILTVRSKQLRNHAGIVAFPGGMKDDTDADHIHTALREAEEEIGLPPEDVEVIAVLSPGITKPNSVVYPVIGIVKSDFQARRNESEVELVFELPLRRFLSSDRMRVEDFISPIKATYHVHHFVDTVQGESVDTWGFTAIFCVMTALCVYQSDQSFCFYEQTQVNKDTVFDPGMTRHMLQQMLKLEAKL, from the coding sequence ATGGTAAATTCATATGATGCACCATCTATGATAGAAAAACTAAAGAGCAGGTTTAAAGCTTTTGACATTCAACATAACCGATCTCTTGACATTGAATTCCCAGAATCACTCTTTCGACAAGCCAGTGTCTTAATCCCTTTACGAATAGTGGATGGTGAATACAATATAATTCTGACGGTGCGTTCCAAGCAGCTGAGGAACCATGCAGGAATCGTGGCCTTCCCAGGTGGTATGAAGGATGACACAGATGCTGACCATATTCATACAGCTCTTAGAGAAGCAGAGGAGGAAATTGGCTTGCCACCGGAGGACGTAGAAGTGATTGCAGTACTCAGTCCTGGAATTACGAAGCCTAACTCAGTTGTGTATCCTGTTATTGGAATTGTTAAGTCCGATTTTCAGGCTAGACGTAATGAAAGTGAAGTTGAATTGGTGTTTGAACTGCCGCTAAGGAGATTCTTGTCAAGTGACAGGATGCGTGTGGAGGACTTCATTTCTCCGATCAAGGCTACATATCATGTTCACCATTTTGTGGATACAGTTCAGGGTGAATCGGTGGACACTTGGGGTTTTACAGCAATATTTTGTGTCATGACAGCCTTATGTGTTTATCAGAGTGACCAAAGTTTCTGCTTTTATGAACAAACTCAAGTGAACAAAGATACTGTATTTGATCCAGGAATGACGCGTCATATGCTTCAACAGATGTTAAAATTAGAAGCAAAACTATGA